The DNA sequence CTGATGGAATTTATCCGAGGTATTCAACATTTGTAAAAACTATATCAAATCCTGCCACTCAATCACAAAAATTATTTGCTAAGAAACAGGAGGCATATCGCAAAGATGTGGAGAGGTGTTTTGGTATCTTGCAATCTCGATGGGCTATTCTTCGTCATGGTGCTCGGATGCATAAGCGTTCCACACTTAGAAGCATCATGATGACTTGCATCATATTGCATAACATGATAGTCGAGGATGAATTCGTGGAAGAAGATTTTGTAGAGCCGGTAGAAGAAGATTTAATGAATCCAGTAGCATCACAAGTTTATGATGGGCCAGTAGATAGTAATGGAGTTCGAATTCCTTTTGCACCAGTACAAAGAAATGGAAGAAATCAACAAGCATTTTGGGATCGTATTGAGAACTTGGAATCAGCTTATATCCATACAATGCTTCAAAATGATTTGGTGGAGCACAACTGGGCAATAGAAGCTAATTAATAGTTTTCAATTTATTATCTCTTAAAATGTACGACTtgataatttaaataaatttattttattgaattCAAAAGTAGcaaacaaaattaaaattaaaaaacatagaacataaatgaattaaaaacatAATAGCTAAATCTAATCATAAAAATCATCATCAAAGCGAGGAACATAAGCACTGCCATTAGTAGTCTCATTCACTTGTTCCATGATCTCAGCCTTCTTTCTTTTAAACCATTTTTTCGTATTAGGGGTCATTTGGCTAGTATCCATTGTCATGATCTTTGTTTGCTCCCTTAATTCTTCAATAGCCTCGTGTTTTGCCAATCTTGCTTCTTTCCGTTCCTCAAGTGCATCAAGTCTTGCCTGCCTTGCTTCTTTTCGTTTCTCAAGTTCTAACATCTCTCTCGACATTTGAAGGGTTTCCTCGTCTTTTTTGATGCTGGCCTCCACTAGTTGTTTTTGGTGACATTGCATATTATTGAAAATAGCTATAGACATCTCTTCTTTTTCGGTCATACgttgctttcctttcttttttgcATGTTTGGACGCCTTTACTCCCATCGGTCTAACTGGACTAGAAGGACTTTCTGTTTCTCGATTAAACTCTGGAGTCGTGAAACCTTCTTCATCAACGCAATCATCACTATTCAAATTGATTGGTGGTGAATCCATTTGTGTTGGAAAATTTCGTTGAAATGGAGGAGAAGTAGTGGGAACGTCTATAAATTGAGGATGTGCCGCAACTGCTTCATAACATTCCCATTTGTCAAATGTCTTATTCATTTCCTTAAAATATAGTCCTTGAGCCCGAGTTATCTAAAAAAATAACAAATTTTGGATACTAAGTTAtcacataaataatataaaagcgtatttaatatatatataattataatttaccTCATCTACCAAATTGGTTCCGCTTGCACTATATCTACTAGCTTGATTTTTTGCACATTGCCATTTTTTTAGTACTCTCTTCAATGGTGTCCAATGCGAGTCAAGAACAACTTTTGAACGAGGTTCGGCATGAGGATTCTCTGGAGTGCCACACCAATTTTTTGCATAATCGTCGTGAATTCGTCCCCATAAATTATTTTTGTTCGAATATCGACCGGTGATCGGATCAACAGATTGTCGAGCCCACGAAACACATAATTGTAATTCTTCGGAAGGGAGCCAATTAGTactcattatatatatatatatatgaaagaaaaaaaatgagattGAGAAGGTAAGAATGTAGGTATTGTAAAATTTTATGTAAGAAATGAACACAAAAAACTGATATTTATAAATAGAAATATGACCGTTT is a window from the Apium graveolens cultivar Ventura chromosome 1, ASM990537v1, whole genome shotgun sequence genome containing:
- the LOC141724370 gene encoding uncharacterized protein LOC141724370 encodes the protein MSTNWLPSEELQLCVSWARQSVDPITGRYSNKNNLWGRIHDDYAKNWCGTPENPHAEPRSKVVLDSHWTPLKRVLKKWQCAKNQASRYSASGTNLVDEITRAQGLYFKEMNKTFDKWECYEAVAAHPQFIDVPTTSPPFQRNFPTQMDSPPINLNSDDCVDEEGFTTPEFNRETESPSSPVRPMGVKASKHAKKKGKQRMTEKEEMSIAIFNNMQCHQKQLVEASIKKDEETLQMSREMLELEKRKEARQARLDALEERKEARLAKHEAIEELREQTKIMTMDTSQMTPNTKKWFKRKKAEIMEQVNETTNGSAYVPRFDDDFYD